In Prunus dulcis chromosome 2, ALMONDv2, whole genome shotgun sequence, a single genomic region encodes these proteins:
- the LOC117618976 gene encoding MADS-box protein SOC1-like isoform X1, protein MVRGKIEMKRIENATSRQVTFSKRRNGLLKKAFELSVLCDAQVSVIIFSQKGRLYEFSSSDMQDTIKRYHKHAKAGQTNKIEVEEYVEQLKHESTAMAKKIENLEASQRKLLGHGLDSCSVEELQEITGQLERSVRKIRERKAHLFAGQMEQLRAKERLLLEENAKLSEEFGAQPRQLLLQQQLSVEEKGAVSYWSQSSLSSEVETELFIGPPVTRR, encoded by the exons ATGGTGAGAGGGAAGATTGAGAtgaaaagaattgaaaatgcCACAAGCCGGCAAGTGACCTTCTCCAAACGTCGAAATGGGTTGTTGAAGAAAGCCTTTGAGCTTTCAGTTCTCTGCGATGCTCAAGTTTCCGTCATCATCTTCTCTCAGAAAGGCAGGCTATATGAGTTCTCCAGCTCTGA CATGCAAGATACTATAAAACGATACCACAAACATGCAAAGGCTGGGCAAACCAACAAGATTGAAGTGGAAGAATATGTGGAG CAATTGAAGCATGAATCGACTGCTATGGCCAAGAAGATAGAGAACCTAGAAGCTTCTCAACG GAAGCTTTTGGGACATGGCTTGGACTCTTGCTCTGTCGAGGAGCTCCAAGAGATCACTGGCCAGCTGGAGCGAAGTGTACGCAagataagagagagaaag GCTCATTTATTTGCGGGGCAGATGGAACAATTAAGGGCAAAG GAGAGGCTCCTCTTAGAAGAGAATGCAAAGTTAAGTGAAGAG TTTGGTGCACAGCCGAGGCAGCTGCTGCTGCAGCAGCAGCTTTCagttgaagaaaaaggagCTGTGAGCTACTGGAGTCAAAGTAGCCTGAGTTCTGAGGTGGAGACGGAACTGTTCATCGGACCGCCGGTAACGCGCCGTTGA
- the LOC117618976 gene encoding MADS-box protein SOC1-like isoform X2 — translation MVRGKIEMKRIENATSRQVTFSKRRNGLLKKAFELSVLCDAQVSVIIFSQKGRLYEFSSSDMQDTIKRYHKHAKAGQTNKIEVEEYVEQLKHESTAMAKKIENLEASQRFIA, via the exons ATGGTGAGAGGGAAGATTGAGAtgaaaagaattgaaaatgcCACAAGCCGGCAAGTGACCTTCTCCAAACGTCGAAATGGGTTGTTGAAGAAAGCCTTTGAGCTTTCAGTTCTCTGCGATGCTCAAGTTTCCGTCATCATCTTCTCTCAGAAAGGCAGGCTATATGAGTTCTCCAGCTCTGA CATGCAAGATACTATAAAACGATACCACAAACATGCAAAGGCTGGGCAAACCAACAAGATTGAAGTGGAAGAATATGTGGAG CAATTGAAGCATGAATCGACTGCTATGGCCAAGAAGATAGAGAACCTAGAAGCTTCTCAACGGTTTATTGCTTA G
- the LOC117620371 gene encoding uncharacterized protein LOC117620371 has protein sequence MAETRTNKRKMGDRREADSSKTASKWPTIKTKSNLQIICLKDTYLFTVQNFLTSAESKAFVKAAESVGFVHQGSLGPTKGEAHRDNDRISVNDPVLADTIWESGLDKLFSDIKIRGKAAVGLNPNIRFYRYKVGQRFGRHIDESNDLGDGKRTHYTLLIYLSGGFKPKATNDKRIPKDSSSEPLVGGETVFYGSRNTVVAEVPPTEGMALLHIHGDKCLLHEARNVTKGIKYVFRSDVVFA, from the exons ATGGCTGAAACACGAACAAACAAGAGGAAAATGGGAGACAGAAGAGAAGCTGATTCCAGCAAAACAGCGTCAAAGTGGCCAAccatcaaaacaaaatcaaatcttCAGATAATTTGTCTTAAAGATACTTATCTCTTTACT GTGCAGAATTTCCTCACATCTGCAGAATCAAAGGCTTTCGTTAAAGCTGCAGAATCTGTTGGGTTTGTTCACCAGGGGAGTCTTGGCCCAACAAAAGGCGAAGCTCATAGAGACAATGATAGAATCTCTGTGAATGATCCTGTTCTTGCAGACACAATTTGGGAGTCTGGTCTTGACAAATTATTTTCTGATATCAAAATTCGAGGGAAGGCTGCTGTTGGCTTAAACCCAAATATCAGATTCTATAG GTACAAGGTTGGGCAGCGCTTTGGAAGGCATATTGATGAAAGTAATGATCTTGGAGACGGAAAACGCACCCATTATACTTTGTTAATATACTTAAGTGGCGGTTTCAAACCAAAAGCTACAAATGATAAGAGAATTCCTAAGGATTCTTCCTCAGAGCCTCTGGTTGGAGGAGAAACTGTCTTCTACGGTTCGAGGAATACTGTTGTGGCAGAG GTGCCTCCCACTGAAGGAATGGCTCTTCTACACATTCATGGAGACAAATGTTTGTTGCATGAAGCCCGAAACGTTACTAAGGGTATCAAGTATGTTTTTCGTTCCGATGTAGTATTTGCTTGA